The Bacteroidota bacterium genome contains a region encoding:
- the ppk1 gene encoding polyphosphate kinase 1 has translation MELIAKNSLKKGSPEMFFNRELSWIEFNKRVLEEAQDESNPLLERVKFLSIFSSNLDEFFMIRVSGVKRQILSDINELSSDGISPAELMEQIYQKLNPLVEEQYRLFNSDIYPKLAENNIKIFKYEDLTDEEKKRITQYFEDEIFPILTPLAIDNVHPFPNLINRSIALAILLDDPDTETIEEKLSVVQVPSNIVPRFYQIDGREENTFILLEEIILANIDKLFPGMATVGVTSFRITRNADLELEEEEAADLLTLIEEEVKKRRLGLLVRMEIDKHCPDKLKNFLTSALNVEKNEIYEIDGPLNLGDLMNLTKIENRKLKYESFTPRISSFFREEDDVFKNISRQDIFLHHPFYSFSSVSEFIAQAAVDPKVYAIKLTLYRTSGDSAIINSLITAAENGKQVTAVVELKARFDEENNIIWARALENAGVHVVYGLIGLKTHCKIALVVRKEDEKMKRYVHLSTGNYNQTTSKLYTDFGLFTANEDFGKDATQLFNYLTGYSKKHSFKELVVAPINMRKTILGLIDNEIQKHKDHNNGYILAKMNSLVDEEVILKLYEASNAGVKLELMVRGICRLKPGIKGLSENISVYSLVGRFLEHSRAFYFHNNGDSKLYLGSADWMPRNLDRRIEIMFPIEDERVKEDILEVLKLYLTDNVKSRMLKSDGTYEKLTSTSNNRIDIQETFVRRVIKKHSTETKKDIKKKIKKLAVKHLSIVK, from the coding sequence ATGGAATTAATCGCAAAAAACTCACTGAAAAAAGGCAGTCCCGAAATGTTCTTCAACCGCGAACTTAGCTGGATTGAATTCAATAAACGCGTACTTGAAGAAGCTCAGGATGAAAGTAATCCTTTGCTGGAAAGAGTTAAATTTCTTTCTATCTTCAGTTCAAACCTTGACGAGTTTTTTATGATTCGTGTCTCCGGTGTGAAAAGACAGATACTGAGTGATATAAACGAGCTTTCTTCTGACGGGATTTCTCCTGCCGAGCTCATGGAGCAGATTTACCAGAAACTGAACCCGCTTGTAGAAGAGCAATACAGATTATTTAATTCCGATATTTATCCTAAGCTTGCAGAGAACAATATAAAAATTTTCAAATACGAAGACCTTACTGATGAGGAAAAGAAAAGAATAACTCAGTACTTTGAAGACGAAATTTTCCCGATACTTACTCCTCTTGCAATAGATAACGTTCATCCTTTCCCGAATTTAATTAACAGAAGTATTGCGCTTGCAATTTTGCTTGATGACCCTGATACTGAGACGATTGAAGAAAAACTTTCAGTAGTGCAGGTGCCTTCCAATATCGTTCCGAGATTTTATCAGATTGACGGAAGAGAAGAGAACACTTTTATTTTGCTGGAAGAAATTATTCTTGCAAACATTGATAAGCTCTTCCCGGGAATGGCAACTGTTGGTGTGACTTCATTCAGAATCACCCGCAATGCCGACCTTGAACTTGAAGAGGAAGAAGCGGCAGACTTACTCACATTGATTGAAGAAGAGGTTAAGAAAAGACGTCTTGGACTTTTAGTTAGAATGGAAATTGATAAACACTGTCCTGATAAGCTGAAGAATTTTTTAACAAGCGCGCTGAATGTAGAGAAGAATGAAATTTATGAAATTGACGGCCCTTTAAATCTTGGTGATTTAATGAACCTTACAAAAATTGAGAACAGAAAATTAAAATACGAATCATTCACTCCGAGGATTTCTTCATTCTTCAGAGAGGAAGACGACGTATTCAAAAATATTTCACGTCAGGATATTTTCCTGCATCACCCCTTTTATTCATTTTCTTCTGTCAGCGAGTTCATCGCTCAGGCAGCAGTTGACCCGAAAGTTTATGCTATAAAGCTTACGCTGTACAGGACAAGCGGTGACTCTGCTATAATTAATTCACTCATCACAGCCGCAGAGAATGGCAAACAGGTAACGGCAGTAGTGGAGTTAAAAGCCCGCTTCGATGAAGAAAATAATATCATCTGGGCACGAGCACTTGAAAACGCAGGAGTACACGTTGTGTATGGATTGATCGGATTAAAAACTCACTGCAAAATTGCTCTCGTAGTCCGCAAGGAAGATGAGAAGATGAAACGTTACGTTCACCTTAGCACAGGAAATTATAATCAGACTACTTCAAAGCTTTATACAGATTTCGGCTTGTTCACAGCGAATGAAGATTTCGGAAAAGATGCAACGCAGCTTTTCAATTACCTTACAGGATATTCAAAAAAACATTCATTCAAGGAATTAGTAGTTGCACCGATTAACATGCGCAAAACAATTCTTGGATTAATCGACAACGAAATACAAAAACATAAAGACCACAATAACGGTTACATTCTTGCAAAGATGAATTCGCTTGTAGATGAAGAAGTGATTCTGAAGCTCTACGAAGCATCCAATGCCGGAGTGAAGCTTGAACTTATGGTTCGCGGTATCTGCAGACTGAAACCGGGAATAAAAGGACTTAGCGAAAACATAAGTGTGTACAGTTTAGTAGGAAGATTTTTAGAACACAGCAGGGCATTTTATTTCCATAACAACGGAGATTCCAAATTATATCTTGGAAGCGCTGACTGGATGCCGAGAAATCTGGACAGACGAATTGAAATTATGTTCCCTATTGAAGATGAAAGAGTGAAGGAAGATATACTTGAAGTATTAAAATTGTATTTGACGGATAATGTTAAATCAAGAATGTTAAAAAGCGACGGCACCTATGAAAAACTGACATCTACAAGCAACAACAGAATTGATATTCAGGAAACATTTGTAAGACGAGTGATAAAAAAACACTCAACGGAAACAAAGAAAGACATAAAGAAAAAAATAAAAAAATTAGCTGTAAAACATCTTAGCATAGTAAAATAA